From the Accumulibacter sp. genome, one window contains:
- a CDS encoding cytochrome C assembly family protein has protein sequence MPDILLHLLPHVVSSLLYAALGIHFWHTRWRETERSLVTLPMQPWERAAIVVALLIQGFGLYQGVFAGGGMRFSFSYALSLMLWLAVLIYWLESFRSRMDGLQPMVLPLAAAGAAAPAIFPQLRVIGHAGGAGFLVHFLAAMLAYSLFTLSALHAVFMGFAERKLHQRSMTRSLGSLPPILTMEALLFRMITVAFCLLTVALVSGVWFSEEIFGKAAALDHKTLFAFASWAIFAALLVGRRVYGWRGRIAMRWTLAGFMVLLLAYIGSRFVVEVVLGRI, from the coding sequence ATGCCCGACATTCTACTGCACCTGCTGCCGCACGTCGTTTCGTCGCTGCTCTACGCCGCTCTCGGGATCCATTTCTGGCACACGCGCTGGCGCGAGACCGAGCGCTCGCTGGTGACGCTGCCGATGCAGCCGTGGGAGCGGGCAGCGATCGTCGTCGCGCTGCTGATCCAGGGTTTCGGTCTCTATCAGGGGGTCTTCGCTGGCGGCGGCATGCGCTTCTCGTTCAGCTACGCGCTGTCGTTGATGCTCTGGCTGGCGGTGCTGATCTACTGGCTGGAGAGCTTCCGTTCGCGCATGGACGGCCTGCAGCCGATGGTCCTGCCGCTCGCCGCCGCCGGCGCGGCGGCACCGGCGATCTTCCCGCAGTTGCGGGTCATCGGCCATGCCGGCGGTGCCGGGTTCCTCGTCCACTTTCTGGCAGCGATGCTCGCCTACAGCCTGTTCACGCTGTCGGCGCTGCACGCCGTCTTCATGGGTTTTGCCGAACGCAAGCTGCACCAGCGCTCGATGACCCGCAGCCTCGGCAGCCTGCCGCCGATCCTGACCATGGAGGCGCTGCTCTTCCGCATGATCACCGTCGCCTTCTGCCTGCTGACCGTCGCCTTGGTCAGCGGCGTGTGGTTCTCGGAGGAGATTTTCGGCAAGGCGGCGGCACTCGACCACAAGACGCTCTTTGCCTTCGCCTCGTGGGCTATCTTCGCCGCGCTGCTGGTCGGGCGTCGCGTCTATGGCTGGCGTGGGCGCATCGCGATGCGCTGGACCCTGGCCGGCTTCATGGTCCTGTTGCTGGCCTACATCGGCAGCCGCTTCGTCGTCGAAGTCGTGCTCGGCCGCATCTGA
- a CDS encoding sigma 54-interacting transcriptional regulator: MPEAVLVSWIGRTDLRAAAGEMAVGMGPLAQAVLASDYQQILLLSDFPSEQAEPFVGWLRAQTAAKIRLRCVKLTSPIDFGEIYQRAVEALEDLDCRQIALTFHLSPGTPAMASVWILLAKTTHPARLIQSSPEAGVAEAEVPFAIAAEFIPRLLRQSDQRLSLLAQGAPDEAAEFAAIIHRSPAMVRVIALARRVAVRSIPVLIEGESGTGKELVARAIHQASPRAARAFITVNCGAIPPELVESEFFGHRRGAFTSAVSDRKGHFERADGGTLFLDEIGELPKAIQVKLLRSLQESEVTPVGSSEARRVDVRVVAATNRELLSEVAAGTFREDLFYRLAVAIIRLPPLRERAGDLSLLIDALLQQLNVAVSELGVQHKKLSASARNLLLQHPWPGNVRELLNTLQRAAVWSDDETIGLDAISDALLLSPRTRYGEHEILNRPLESGVELEALMGQVARHYIERALAHTRNNKTQAARLLGFGNYQTFTNWMNRYDVGHVEQ; encoded by the coding sequence ATGCCAGAAGCTGTCCTCGTTTCCTGGATCGGCCGTACCGACTTGCGAGCGGCGGCCGGCGAGATGGCAGTCGGCATGGGACCCCTCGCGCAGGCTGTGCTGGCATCGGACTACCAGCAGATTCTCCTGCTCAGTGATTTCCCGTCCGAGCAGGCCGAGCCCTTCGTCGGCTGGTTGAGGGCGCAGACTGCGGCGAAGATTCGCTTGCGCTGCGTCAAGCTGACCTCGCCGATCGATTTTGGCGAGATCTATCAGCGTGCCGTCGAGGCTCTGGAGGACCTGGACTGCCGCCAGATCGCCCTCACTTTCCACCTGAGTCCAGGGACGCCGGCGATGGCCTCCGTCTGGATCCTGCTGGCGAAAACGACCCATCCGGCACGGCTGATCCAGTCGTCTCCAGAAGCCGGGGTTGCGGAAGCTGAAGTCCCGTTCGCGATAGCGGCCGAGTTCATCCCCCGCTTGTTGCGGCAATCCGATCAGCGACTGAGCTTGCTGGCTCAGGGCGCACCGGACGAGGCGGCCGAGTTCGCAGCGATCATCCACCGCAGCCCAGCCATGGTGCGGGTCATTGCGCTGGCAAGACGCGTCGCGGTTCGCTCGATTCCGGTACTGATCGAAGGCGAGAGCGGTACCGGCAAGGAGTTGGTGGCGCGTGCCATCCACCAGGCGAGCCCACGCGCGGCCAGAGCGTTCATCACGGTCAATTGCGGCGCGATCCCGCCGGAACTGGTCGAGTCCGAGTTTTTCGGTCATCGCCGCGGTGCATTCACCAGCGCCGTCAGCGACCGCAAGGGTCACTTCGAGCGCGCCGACGGCGGCACGCTGTTCCTCGACGAAATCGGTGAGTTGCCGAAGGCGATCCAGGTCAAGCTGCTGCGTAGCCTGCAGGAAAGCGAAGTCACTCCGGTCGGGTCCAGTGAAGCCAGGAGGGTCGACGTCCGCGTCGTCGCCGCGACCAACCGCGAACTGCTCAGCGAGGTCGCAGCCGGCACTTTCCGTGAGGACCTCTTCTATCGCCTGGCGGTGGCGATCATCCGGCTGCCCCCGCTGCGCGAGCGCGCCGGCGACCTGTCGCTGCTGATCGACGCGCTTCTGCAACAGCTCAACGTTGCCGTCAGCGAACTGGGCGTGCAGCACAAGAAATTATCTGCCAGCGCAAGAAATCTTCTGCTGCAGCATCCCTGGCCGGGCAATGTTCGCGAGCTGCTCAACACGCTGCAGCGCGCCGCCGTCTGGTCCGACGACGAGACCATTGGCCTGGATGCGATCAGTGACGCACTTCTGCTCTCGCCGCGGACGCGGTACGGTGAGCACGAGATTCTCAATCGCCCGCTCGAGTCGGGCGTCGAGCTGGAGGCGCTGATGGGACAGGTCGCACGCCATTACATCGAACGGGCGCTGGCCCACACCCGCAACAACAAGACACAGGCTGCCAGACTGCTGGGTTTCGGCAACTACCAGACCTTCACCAACTGGATGAACCGCTATGACGTCGGGCATGTTGAGCAGTGA
- a CDS encoding DUF6394 family protein: MNLEKVVFGFFIVLAATLNFGFFIGDIDQPRHHHIYELFAAIVVNLIATVLKFGDRTQIGAVHLSTSLVADLQLVAAAVVWAIAVHVTGEGMSPDVTTSVVSLSGGALFANVVSVILLIVETVMLRR; this comes from the coding sequence ATGAACCTCGAGAAGGTGGTCTTCGGTTTCTTCATCGTGCTGGCGGCGACGCTGAACTTCGGTTTCTTCATCGGCGACATCGACCAGCCGAGACACCACCACATCTACGAGCTGTTCGCGGCGATCGTCGTCAACCTGATCGCGACGGTGCTGAAGTTCGGTGACCGCACGCAGATCGGCGCGGTGCACCTGTCGACCAGCCTGGTGGCCGACCTGCAACTGGTCGCGGCGGCGGTCGTCTGGGCGATCGCGGTGCATGTCACCGGCGAGGGGATGTCTCCCGACGTCACCACCAGCGTCGTCTCGTTGAGCGGCGGCGCGCTGTTCGCCAACGTCGTCTCGGTCATCCTGCTGATCGTCGAAACGGTGATGCTGCGCCGCTGA
- a CDS encoding AAA family ATPase, giving the protein MRITAIEIENFKGISERVRVDLKPITLLFGANSAGKSTILHALLYMKDVLDRRNLDAVRTPVSGRALDLGGFRRFVHGQELGRTIRIGVHLEVTGEELPPMDSGYKVDDTVIYSTESEIRDGEFRQAQSDVLRSVRSASVEIEVCWDENEQSPVAFAYTVGLNGADLMRIERASGILKIAKFNKLNPAVRRLLPEEVIEGNRRRYQKDKELFEELKVSLSPCEPDAYESLLDSILPSFVDKGPHMGLKNWFNRLDPIPTFDKRETLELPAVDWENMHCWDDMQWGRDAMEIANEWAWEGTSFLAKLIIGPGKLVRDWLKNLRYIGPLRARPPRKGIPSDELSDWSEGLAAWKALEDDATSLNVVEEVSRWLAGKEQLNSGYKLERKHLAQVDAKVFRQIVEGDLDRAQLRDLLKESLKNIEMKIVETRSGLRLDPSDVGVGISQVLPIVVGALVPGGSVVAIEQPELHIHPAMQVALGDLFIEGVKTREMGFLIETHSEHLMLRLLRRIRETSDGELLLGLPEVKPEDVSVLYVDKDEGGMRISSLPIDDSGEFTERWPRGFFVERSEELF; this is encoded by the coding sequence ATGCGCATCACCGCGATAGAAATTGAGAACTTCAAGGGCATCTCCGAGCGGGTGCGCGTGGACCTGAAACCCATCACGCTACTGTTCGGTGCCAACAGCGCCGGCAAGAGCACGATCCTGCATGCGCTGCTGTACATGAAGGATGTGCTCGATCGGCGGAATCTGGATGCGGTCAGGACGCCGGTTTCGGGACGGGCTCTGGATTTGGGCGGGTTCCGTAGGTTTGTTCATGGACAGGAGCTCGGTCGGACCATCCGGATTGGTGTGCATCTCGAAGTGACGGGTGAGGAATTGCCGCCTATGGATTCCGGTTACAAGGTGGACGACACTGTGATCTACTCAACGGAATCGGAAATACGTGACGGGGAGTTCCGTCAGGCCCAGTCGGACGTGCTCCGTTCTGTGCGCTCGGCATCAGTCGAGATTGAAGTGTGCTGGGACGAGAACGAGCAGTCTCCTGTCGCCTTTGCCTACACCGTGGGGCTCAACGGTGCCGATCTAATGCGCATCGAACGTGCCAGCGGCATCCTGAAAATTGCCAAGTTCAACAAGTTGAATCCCGCAGTTCGGCGACTTCTTCCTGAGGAGGTGATAGAAGGTAACAGACGACGTTATCAGAAAGACAAAGAACTTTTCGAGGAGCTGAAAGTCAGTCTTAGTCCTTGTGAACCGGACGCATACGAGAGCCTGCTCGACAGCATCCTCCCAAGCTTTGTTGACAAAGGCCCCCACATGGGCCTGAAGAACTGGTTCAACCGACTTGACCCGATTCCAACATTCGACAAGCGAGAGACCTTGGAGCTTCCCGCAGTCGACTGGGAGAACATGCACTGCTGGGACGACATGCAGTGGGGCCGCGATGCCATGGAGATCGCGAACGAATGGGCTTGGGAGGGTACCTCATTCCTCGCGAAATTGATCATTGGTCCGGGAAAACTCGTGCGCGACTGGCTCAAAAATCTGCGTTATATTGGCCCGTTGCGAGCTCGACCGCCGCGCAAGGGCATTCCATCGGACGAACTGAGCGACTGGTCCGAAGGACTTGCTGCGTGGAAGGCGCTGGAAGACGACGCCACTTCGCTGAACGTGGTAGAGGAGGTGAGTCGGTGGCTTGCCGGCAAGGAGCAACTGAACTCCGGATACAAGCTGGAAAGGAAGCATCTGGCGCAAGTAGATGCCAAAGTCTTTCGTCAGATCGTCGAGGGTGATCTCGATAGGGCGCAACTCCGTGACCTGCTCAAGGAGTCTCTGAAGAATATCGAGATGAAGATCGTCGAAACGCGATCCGGGCTCCGACTCGACCCCTCCGATGTCGGGGTCGGCATCTCGCAGGTGCTGCCCATCGTTGTTGGCGCACTGGTCCCTGGCGGGAGCGTGGTTGCCATCGAACAACCGGAGCTTCATATTCACCCGGCCATGCAGGTGGCACTTGGCGATCTGTTCATCGAAGGGGTCAAGACGCGGGAGATGGGCTTTCTCATCGAAACGCACAGCGAACACCTGATGCTTCGTCTCTTGCGGCGAATCCGTGAAACCAGCGACGGCGAATTGCTGCTTGGCTTGCCGGAGGTAAAACCGGAGGACGTCAGCGTCCTCTATGTGGACAAGGACGAGGGCGGTATGCGCATTTCATCGCTGCCGATTGACGACAGCGGTGAATTCACTGAACGCTGGCCGAGAGGCTTCTTCGTGGAGCGTAGCGAGGAGTTGTTCTGA
- a CDS encoding BrnA antitoxin family protein produces MNGNTTLPASDDFDEAPVWSPEDFALAVHRVDLQTTAMKKQKINITLDPDVLAWFKQQAGGRGYQTLINAALRQAMQKSTIEETLRRVIREELHSA; encoded by the coding sequence ATGAACGGGAATACTACTTTGCCAGCCTCTGACGATTTCGATGAAGCGCCCGTCTGGTCGCCCGAAGACTTCGCACTGGCCGTGCACCGTGTCGATTTGCAGACCACAGCGATGAAGAAGCAAAAGATCAACATCACGCTCGATCCGGATGTGCTGGCGTGGTTCAAGCAGCAGGCGGGAGGACGTGGTTACCAGACCCTGATCAACGCCGCCCTGCGCCAAGCGATGCAGAAAAGCACGATCGAAGAGACGCTGCGACGAGTGATCCGGGAGGAGTTGCACTCGGCCTGA
- a CDS encoding putative metalloprotease CJM1_0395 family protein has protein sequence MIASLSSAVSTAPSFPTRPLPARTGAGVAAADGAPAGEATADGPPVAAAGGQEKGQLSEADRQRLQSLQRSDRQVRAHEMAHVAAGGSLVRSGASFSYAIGPDGQRYAVGGEVAIDTSPGRSPEETLDKAARIRAAALAPADPSPQDRQVAAMATRMAMQASMELALRRDGTAGTAAAADSRPAGAATVAAYAGVAATTGDAPAAAIDLFA, from the coding sequence ATGATCGCTTCCCTGTCATCGGCGGTCTCGACCGCGCCGTCGTTCCCGACCCGCCCGCTGCCGGCGCGCACCGGTGCCGGCGTGGCTGCGGCCGATGGCGCGCCAGCGGGCGAAGCGACGGCCGACGGGCCGCCGGTTGCTGCCGCCGGCGGGCAGGAGAAAGGCCAGCTCTCCGAGGCCGACCGCCAGCGCCTGCAGAGCCTGCAACGGAGCGACCGCCAGGTGCGCGCGCACGAGATGGCGCATGTCGCCGCCGGCGGCAGTCTGGTGCGCAGCGGCGCCAGCTTCAGCTACGCCATCGGGCCCGACGGCCAACGCTACGCCGTCGGCGGCGAGGTCGCCATCGACACCTCACCCGGGCGCAGCCCCGAGGAGACCCTTGACAAGGCGGCGCGCATCCGCGCTGCGGCACTGGCCCCGGCGGACCCCTCGCCGCAGGATCGGCAGGTCGCGGCCATGGCGACGCGGATGGCGATGCAGGCGAGCATGGAACTGGCGCTACGGCGCGACGGGACGGCCGGCACCGCGGCGGCAGCCGACAGCAGGCCGGCCGGCGCGGCGACGGTCGCTGCCTATGCCGGGGTCGCGGCGACGACTGGCGATGCGCCGGCCGCCGCCATCGACCTCTTCGCCTGA
- the gcvA gene encoding transcriptional regulator GcvA: protein MAFRLPPMHALEAFESAARHQSFVKAAEDLCVTQSAVSHRIRQLEDDLGVRLFLRLNRNIVLTPAGEAYLASIRGALADIESATRVIAHGARHELRVSVAPAIGSKWLVSRLADFQRQYPAVDLILSTSTQLGNIRSGEVDLAVRYGDGRWPGLESFKMSDEVLVTVCSPAYPASVGGLGEPAQLLRARLLHHPILPWRPWLEAAGLDWPEPAGGVRFDDAVMMIEAAAAGHGVALCPRRLVESQLAAGSLIQPFAVAALDRGYHVLLAPDGSSRPWVMAFVRWLLAAAQAGPQASGGTA from the coding sequence ATGGCCTTCCGTCTGCCGCCGATGCATGCGCTCGAGGCTTTCGAATCAGCCGCCCGCCACCAGTCCTTCGTCAAGGCGGCCGAGGATCTCTGTGTCACGCAGTCGGCAGTCAGCCATCGCATCAGGCAGCTCGAGGACGATCTCGGCGTGCGGCTCTTCCTGCGCCTGAACCGGAACATCGTCCTGACGCCAGCGGGCGAGGCCTACCTCGCCAGCATCCGCGGCGCCCTCGCCGACATCGAAAGCGCGACGCGCGTCATCGCCCACGGCGCACGGCACGAACTGCGCGTCAGCGTGGCACCGGCGATCGGCAGCAAGTGGCTGGTCAGTCGCCTGGCCGATTTCCAGCGCCAGTACCCGGCAGTCGACCTGATTCTTTCCACGTCGACCCAGCTCGGCAACATCCGCTCGGGCGAGGTCGACCTCGCGGTGCGCTATGGTGACGGCCGCTGGCCGGGTCTGGAGAGTTTCAAGATGTCGGACGAGGTCCTGGTGACAGTCTGCAGCCCCGCCTACCCGGCCAGCGTCGGCGGACTCGGCGAGCCCGCGCAGCTCCTTCGTGCCCGGCTGCTGCACCACCCGATCCTGCCCTGGCGCCCCTGGCTCGAGGCCGCCGGTCTCGACTGGCCGGAGCCGGCGGGCGGTGTCCGCTTTGACGATGCCGTGATGATGATCGAAGCGGCAGCGGCAGGTCACGGCGTTGCCCTGTGCCCGCGCCGCCTGGTCGAGTCGCAGCTGGCGGCGGGCAGCCTGATCCAGCCCTTCGCCGTGGCAGCGCTCGATCGCGGCTACCACGTGCTGCTCGCGCCCGATGGCTCGTCGCGGCCGTGGGTGATGGCCTTCGTCCGCTGGTTGCTGGCGGCGGCGCAAGCCGGGCCCCAGGCCAGCGGCGGCACGGCGTAG
- a CDS encoding DMT family transporter, protein MPAVADAAAPAPAVAGAQRRLVGCACIAASAAGFGAMPILAKLAYAEGVDLPSMLFLRFAIAGLLMAVLMRLRRLRWPHGRTLLLLLAMGGLGYVGQSFCYFAALQHATAGLTALLLYLYPAIVTVLAAVLARRRLSLLRLLAVAAALLGTGLAIGGSLAGSPLGILLGVAAAMIYSIYILVGERVTPLAGAMPSSTVIMLAAAAVFGLIVCWQGPAFPASPVAWAAIGGIALLSTVVAMITFFAGMERLGAADAATLSTLEPLVTVVLAGVFLGEQIGGWQLAGGTIILAAVIVLARSQPAAS, encoded by the coding sequence ATGCCGGCCGTGGCTGACGCGGCAGCGCCGGCGCCGGCCGTTGCCGGGGCGCAGCGGCGTCTCGTCGGTTGCGCGTGCATCGCCGCTTCGGCGGCGGGATTCGGCGCCATGCCGATTCTCGCCAAGCTGGCGTACGCCGAGGGTGTCGACCTGCCGAGCATGCTGTTCCTGCGCTTTGCCATCGCCGGCCTGCTGATGGCGGTGCTGATGCGCCTGCGTCGCCTGCGCTGGCCGCACGGCCGTACCCTGCTGCTGCTGCTGGCGATGGGCGGTCTTGGTTACGTCGGGCAGTCGTTCTGCTATTTTGCCGCGCTGCAACACGCGACGGCGGGGCTGACCGCCCTGCTGCTCTACCTCTATCCGGCGATTGTCACCGTCCTCGCCGCCGTCCTCGCACGCCGACGGCTGTCGTTGCTGCGCCTGCTCGCCGTCGCGGCGGCGCTGCTCGGCACCGGTCTGGCGATCGGCGGCAGCCTCGCCGGCAGCCCGCTCGGCATCCTGCTCGGTGTCGCGGCGGCGATGATCTACTCGATCTACATCCTGGTCGGCGAGCGGGTGACGCCGCTCGCCGGAGCGATGCCTTCGTCGACGGTGATCATGCTGGCTGCCGCGGCCGTCTTCGGCCTGATCGTCTGCTGGCAGGGGCCGGCCTTTCCGGCTTCGCCGGTCGCCTGGGCGGCGATCGGCGGCATTGCCCTGTTGTCGACGGTGGTCGCGATGATCACCTTCTTTGCCGGCATGGAACGTCTCGGCGCCGCCGATGCGGCGACACTGTCGACGCTCGAACCGCTGGTCACCGTCGTCCTGGCGGGGGTCTTCCTCGGCGAGCAGATCGGTGGCTGGCAGCTTGCCGGCGGTACGATCATCCTGGCGGCGGTGATCGTCCTGGCGCGTTCGCAGCCGGCGGCGTCGTAG
- a CDS encoding potassium channel family protein, with protein MNASVFFLALRRMRAPLIVLIVIYAVSTLGLTLIPGVDADGRPTPPMSFFHAFYFVSYTASTIGFGELPGAFSEAQRMWVTAVIFLSVIGWSYSIISLLTLVQDRGFQQVLLSGRFVRRVRHLGEPFYILCGCGETGLLIARALDRDGIRVVAIEHSEARMQELELEDFAADLLVLGADAAQPQNLLLAGLQHRSCRGVLAVTDDDGVNLAVAIASRLINPRLMVVARVASPSVERNMMSFGTHYVVNHFEKFADHLAEAIHSPNWYRLVDILTGLAGQKVPERHDPPAGEWVVCGYGHFGQAVVRNLERQGVSLTVISPEAELPIAARHVVGLGTEAEPLRAAGVESAVGIVAAGDNDTNNLSIAITAKEINPDLFVVVRQNRVANQVLFDAYDADFTMVPSRIVARECLALITSPLLSRFLQLIRAWPEERAALVVARLEDLCSGRVPLIWGVRLNAADAPAAHRLLMIEQGSIPLGTLRRDPAAHQEALPLLPLLLVRDGRDHELPADELMLQPGDDLLFAGTRAAKMAQNLALDNRNVLDYVLTGRDAPGWLWRALGLAGQSPQDAGRG; from the coding sequence ATGAACGCCAGCGTCTTCTTTCTCGCCCTGCGGCGGATGCGCGCGCCGCTGATCGTGCTGATCGTCATCTACGCGGTGTCGACGCTGGGTCTGACGCTGATTCCCGGAGTCGATGCCGACGGCCGGCCGACACCGCCAATGAGTTTCTTCCACGCCTTCTATTTCGTCAGCTACACGGCGAGCACGATCGGTTTCGGCGAACTGCCGGGTGCCTTTTCCGAGGCGCAGCGGATGTGGGTGACGGCGGTCATCTTCCTCTCGGTGATCGGCTGGTCGTATTCGATCATCAGCCTGCTGACGCTGGTGCAGGACCGGGGATTCCAGCAGGTCCTGCTCAGCGGGCGCTTCGTGCGCCGCGTGCGGCATCTCGGCGAGCCGTTCTACATTCTTTGCGGCTGTGGCGAGACCGGCCTGTTGATCGCGCGCGCGCTTGACCGCGACGGCATCCGCGTCGTCGCCATCGAGCACAGCGAGGCGCGCATGCAGGAACTCGAACTCGAGGACTTCGCCGCTGACCTGCTTGTTCTCGGCGCCGACGCGGCGCAGCCACAGAACCTGCTGCTCGCCGGCCTGCAGCACCGCAGTTGCCGCGGCGTGCTGGCGGTGACCGACGACGATGGCGTCAACCTGGCGGTGGCGATCGCCAGCCGGCTGATCAACCCGCGGCTGATGGTCGTTGCCCGCGTCGCCAGCCCGTCCGTCGAACGGAACATGATGTCCTTCGGCACGCACTACGTGGTCAATCACTTCGAAAAGTTCGCCGATCACCTGGCAGAGGCGATTCACTCACCGAACTGGTACCGGCTGGTCGACATCCTGACCGGTCTGGCCGGGCAGAAAGTGCCGGAGCGGCACGATCCGCCGGCCGGGGAGTGGGTGGTCTGCGGCTACGGCCACTTCGGCCAGGCGGTGGTGCGCAACCTGGAGCGGCAGGGGGTCAGCCTGACGGTCATCTCGCCCGAGGCCGAACTGCCGATCGCCGCCCGGCACGTCGTCGGCCTCGGTACCGAGGCGGAGCCGCTGCGCGCAGCCGGAGTCGAGAGCGCGGTGGGGATCGTCGCCGCCGGCGACAACGACACCAACAACCTGTCGATCGCCATCACGGCGAAGGAGATCAACCCCGACCTGTTCGTCGTCGTGCGCCAGAACCGGGTCGCGAACCAGGTGCTGTTCGACGCCTACGACGCCGACTTCACGATGGTTCCGTCGCGCATCGTCGCGCGCGAGTGTCTCGCCCTGATCACTTCGCCGCTGCTCAGCCGCTTCCTGCAACTCATTCGTGCCTGGCCGGAGGAGCGCGCGGCACTGGTCGTCGCTCGGCTGGAAGATCTCTGCAGCGGACGCGTGCCGCTGATCTGGGGTGTCCGGCTGAACGCCGCCGACGCGCCGGCCGCGCACCGCCTGCTGATGATCGAGCAGGGATCGATTCCCCTCGGCACCCTGCGCCGCGATCCGGCCGCCCATCAGGAGGCGTTGCCCTTGCTGCCGCTGCTGCTCGTTCGCGACGGCCGCGATCATGAACTTCCGGCCGACGAGCTGATGCTGCAGCCGGGCGACGATCTGCTCTTCGCCGGCACACGCGCCGCCAAGATGGCGCAGAACCTCGCGCTCGACAACCGCAACGTGCTCGACTACGTGCTCACCGGGCGCGATGCTCCGGGCTGGTTGTGGCGGGCGCTGGGCCTGGCGGGCCAGTCGCCGCAGGATGCCGGCCGTGGCTGA
- a CDS encoding OsmC family protein, with protein sequence MAEYSAEVLWLRSEQAFVDNRYSRRHLLRFDGGIELAASSSPHVVPLPYSDAAAVDPEEAFVASLASCHLLWFLAIAAGRGHRVDRYSDQPSGVMGRNSDGRLAMTRVTLRPAVQFSGDRLPTDEEIRQMHHAAHDECFIANSVRCEVCCEPVLAVPPG encoded by the coding sequence ATGGCCGAGTATTCCGCCGAGGTCCTCTGGCTGCGCAGCGAACAGGCTTTCGTCGACAACCGCTACAGCCGCCGCCACCTGTTGCGCTTCGACGGCGGTATCGAGCTGGCGGCTTCATCGTCGCCGCATGTCGTGCCGCTGCCCTACTCCGACGCGGCGGCGGTAGACCCGGAAGAAGCTTTCGTCGCCTCGCTCGCCAGTTGCCACCTGCTCTGGTTCCTCGCCATCGCCGCCGGCCGCGGCCATCGCGTCGACCGCTACAGCGACCAACCCAGCGGGGTCATGGGCCGCAACAGCGACGGCAGACTGGCGATGACGCGCGTCACCCTGCGACCGGCGGTGCAGTTCTCCGGCGATCGCCTGCCGACCGACGAGGAAATCCGCCAGATGCATCACGCGGCGCACGACGAGTGCTTCATCGCCAATTCGGTGCGCTGCGAAGTCTGCTGCGAGCCGGTCCTCGCAGTGCCGCCCGGCTGA
- a CDS encoding branched-chain amino acid transaminase codes for MSGEDQDGWIWLDGEFVPWREARVHVLTHSLHYGLGVFEGIRAYATASGPAIFRLDEHLQRLFESAHILGLTHDFDRATLADSCRRIIARNRLAAGYIRPLLFLGAEKVGLDPVGARVHATIAAWPWRTHLGERALDDGIRVRVSSFARHHVNVQMCRAKSVSTYTNSILASREARADGYDDALLLDTAGFVAEGASANLFLVRQGTLLEPEVTSALDGITRRSIIEIAGDMGLPVRSRRITRDELYCADEVLLTGTAAEITPVVEVDRRRVSDGRPGPLTRELQRRYFDCVHGRDAARGAWLTPVVEHG; via the coding sequence ATGAGCGGCGAAGATCAGGATGGCTGGATCTGGCTCGACGGTGAGTTCGTTCCCTGGCGCGAAGCCCGGGTGCATGTGCTGACGCACTCGCTGCATTATGGCCTGGGCGTTTTCGAGGGCATTCGCGCCTACGCGACGGCCAGCGGGCCGGCGATCTTCAGGCTCGACGAGCACCTGCAGCGGCTCTTCGAATCGGCGCACATCCTCGGCCTGACGCATGACTTCGATCGTGCGACGCTCGCCGACTCCTGTCGGCGGATCATCGCCCGCAATCGTCTCGCCGCCGGCTACATCCGGCCGTTGCTCTTCCTCGGCGCCGAGAAGGTCGGTCTCGACCCGGTCGGCGCGCGCGTGCATGCCACGATCGCCGCTTGGCCGTGGCGCACCCATCTCGGCGAGCGGGCGCTCGACGATGGCATCCGCGTCCGCGTCTCGTCCTTCGCGCGGCACCACGTCAATGTCCAGATGTGCCGGGCGAAGTCGGTGTCGACCTACACCAACTCGATCCTTGCCAGCCGCGAGGCGCGCGCCGACGGCTACGACGACGCGCTGCTGCTCGACACCGCCGGCTTCGTCGCCGAGGGCGCCAGCGCCAATCTCTTCCTCGTGCGGCAGGGGACGCTGCTCGAGCCGGAGGTCACGTCGGCACTCGACGGCATCACCCGCCGCAGCATCATCGAAATCGCCGGCGACATGGGTCTGCCGGTGCGGTCACGGCGCATCACGCGCGACGAACTCTACTGTGCCGACGAAGTCCTGCTCACCGGGACCGCCGCCGAGATCACGCCGGTGGTCGAGGTCGACCGGCGGCGGGTCAGCGATGGACGCCCGGGGCCACTGACGCGGGAGTTGCAACGCCGCTACTTCGATTGCGTGCACGGACGCGACGCGGCGCGGGGCGCGTGGCTGACGCCGGTCGTCGAGCACGGGTAG
- a CDS encoding BrnT family toxin, with translation MNFTWSDAKRQANLKKHRLDFADASRVFAGHTLTRPDARFPYGEARFSTVGLLGVEVVVIAHTEAEDTIQVISMRRAERHEREYYFASL, from the coding sequence ATGAACTTCACTTGGAGCGATGCGAAGCGACAGGCCAACCTGAAGAAGCATCGGCTTGATTTCGCTGACGCGTCACGGGTGTTCGCGGGGCATACCCTGACGCGCCCCGATGCTCGCTTCCCCTACGGGGAGGCACGGTTCTCCACGGTGGGGCTGTTGGGAGTCGAGGTGGTGGTGATCGCGCACACCGAAGCCGAAGACACGATCCAGGTCATTTCGATGCGAAGGGCGGAGCGCCATGAACGGGAATACTACTTTGCCAGCCTCTGA